A genomic stretch from Pirellulaceae bacterium includes:
- a CDS encoding VOC family protein, producing the protein MSGISSTCLNVQAIDHITLVVKDLEASSTFYADILGMEVTKRPDFGFAGLWFQVGPTQIHMNVDSEEAGPSGMPEFAGSKPSRGFHFAFEVDDCDAADQQLKQIGIDVVTGPRSRPDGARQLYIYDPDGYLVEIYSNGPC; encoded by the coding sequence ATGTCCGGTATCAGTTCGACTTGTCTCAATGTCCAAGCGATTGACCACATCACACTGGTCGTGAAGGATCTGGAAGCCAGTTCGACCTTTTATGCGGACATCCTGGGAATGGAAGTCACGAAACGCCCCGATTTTGGCTTTGCCGGATTGTGGTTCCAAGTCGGCCCCACCCAGATCCATATGAACGTCGATAGTGAAGAAGCAGGTCCATCAGGCATGCCGGAGTTTGCCGGTAGTAAACCCTCCCGCGGTTTCCACTTCGCCTTCGAAGTGGACGATTGCGACGCAGCCGACCAACAATTAAAACAAATTGGCATCGACGTGGTTACTGGCCCCCGTTCGCGTCCGGATGGAGCTCGGCAGCTCTATATCTACGATCCGGACGGCTATCTCGTCGAAATCTATTCGAACGGTCCTTGCTGA
- a CDS encoding NAD(P)/FAD-dependent oxidoreductase, producing MARDFLKGTKDSYDVVVIGSGLAGLTAANVLARAGRSVLLLEQHYKLGGMATWFKRPSGHIFDISLHGFPYGMIKSCRRYWTREIADSIVQLKNIRFDNPMFSLTTSFNREDFTRLLTEHFKIEAANVNGFFDTARGMNFYDDQGTTTRQLFDRFFPGREDVIRLLMEPITYANGSTLEDPAITYGIVFSNFMSKGVFTFEGGTDKLVKHMQAEMLNNGVDIRIRSDVGKIVVDRGKVTGVQVNGKTIKTSAVVSNANLKSTIFQLVGKDHLDKKFVEDAQEVRLNNSSTQVYMALKEDERVEESTGDLLFSSKAPLFRTDLLLSRDITSRTYSFYYPRTRPEGRPRCLIVSSTNANFEDWNALNKEDYQASKTDLAESTLDDLDRYVPNIRERVDHVEVATPKTFQHYTKHLQGSSFGTKFEGLAVSRSLPEQVGGLFHAGSVGIIMSGWLGAINYGVIVANDVDALLMKTSTKSGSCLQTAPAP from the coding sequence ATGGCAAGGGATTTTCTGAAAGGCACGAAAGATTCGTACGATGTCGTGGTCATCGGCAGCGGTTTAGCCGGACTGACTGCGGCCAATGTTTTGGCGCGCGCCGGACGATCTGTTCTGCTACTCGAGCAACATTACAAATTGGGCGGAATGGCCACTTGGTTCAAGCGACCGAGTGGACACATCTTTGACATTTCGTTGCATGGATTTCCCTACGGCATGATCAAGAGCTGCCGTCGTTATTGGACCAGGGAAATCGCAGATTCAATTGTCCAACTGAAGAACATTCGATTCGACAATCCGATGTTCTCGCTGACGACTTCTTTCAACCGAGAGGATTTCACTCGGCTACTGACTGAGCATTTCAAGATCGAAGCGGCGAACGTAAATGGTTTCTTCGATACGGCTCGCGGCATGAACTTCTACGACGACCAGGGCACAACAACCCGGCAACTGTTCGATCGTTTTTTCCCCGGTCGAGAAGATGTAATTCGGCTGTTGATGGAACCGATTACTTACGCCAACGGTTCGACTCTGGAAGATCCTGCCATCACTTATGGAATTGTTTTCTCAAACTTCATGTCCAAAGGTGTTTTCACCTTCGAGGGTGGGACGGACAAGCTAGTCAAACACATGCAGGCCGAGATGTTGAACAACGGCGTCGACATTCGCATCCGTAGTGATGTGGGAAAAATCGTCGTCGACCGGGGCAAAGTAACCGGCGTTCAGGTGAATGGAAAAACAATCAAAACGTCCGCTGTCGTCTCCAATGCAAACCTAAAATCAACGATCTTTCAACTAGTCGGAAAAGACCATCTGGACAAGAAATTCGTCGAAGACGCTCAAGAAGTCAGACTCAACAACAGCAGTACGCAAGTCTACATGGCGTTGAAGGAAGACGAACGAGTGGAGGAGTCAACTGGCGATCTGTTGTTCAGTTCCAAAGCACCCCTGTTCCGCACGGATCTGTTACTGAGCCGCGACATCACCAGTCGCACTTATTCGTTTTACTATCCTCGTACTCGTCCCGAGGGTCGACCGCGTTGCTTGATCGTTTCCAGCACGAACGCCAACTTTGAAGATTGGAACGCGTTGAATAAGGAAGACTACCAGGCAAGCAAGACCGATCTGGCCGAATCAACCCTTGATGATCTTGATCGCTACGTACCGAACATTCGTGAGCGGGTGGACCACGTTGAAGTCGCAACGCCCAAAACGTTTCAGCACTACACGAAACACCTGCAGGGCTCCAGCTTCGGCACGAAATTCGAAGGCTTGGCTGTCAGCAGATCACTCCCCGAACAAGTGGGCGGCCTTTTTCACGCTGGCAGCGTAGGAATCATCATGTCGGGCTGGTTAGGCGCGATAAATTATGGAGTCATCGTCGCCAACGATGTTGACGCTCTGCTCATGAAAACCTCAACGAAATCAGGCTCATGTCTCCAGACAGCCCCCGCGCCATGA
- a CDS encoding beta-ketoacyl-ACP synthase 3, whose protein sequence is MDTQHLLRLYRTMTLARRIDQVEQEITSRGEAFFQISGSGHEGTAVFADFLTRDDWLHCHYRSRALLLARGIPAKRFFDNLLCKKDSTSQGRRMNAFFSSSELRILSMVTPVGNHALQSVGVAEAVRDEASRPIVFCGLGDGTAQQGEVLEALGEAKRRELPLLFVIENNHWAISTPTSGGTFFDYARAAGDQFMGIPIHYVDGRDVVASYDTCGPIVQSVREERKPAIIVADVERLTSHTSADDHSLYRSADDLEQAVSDGDPIKRAEAHLMTRGVTVTELESIRADVNREVEQVEKEAFLGEEPTTAPDAKRHLSVELTHSSREFRGSGEPTVTMREAIRDVLSHRLRRDSRVVLFGEDIEDPKGDVFGVTRGLSTLYPERVLNSPLSESTVLGVSIGRALAGERPVAFVQFADFLPLAHNQIADEMATMYWRTAGDWESPVIVMAACGAYRPGLGPYHAQTAEAIMAHIPGLDVFMPSTAADAAGLLNAAFESGRPTIFLYPKAGLNDANVATSEDVADQFVPIGPARKVRGGRDITFVAWGNTVGVCEQVAEALDRVGAESDIVDLRSLSPWDQRSVLASAERTARLVVVHEDNHTCGIGAEVLATVAEKARVPVACRRVARPDTHIPCHFGNQIELLPSFENVLQVAADLLDLDLQWIETRQQLDDVMLIEAIGSGPSDDRVEVVQWHVKEGDTVRRGDALVALEASKSVFDMTSTIDGTIDRLLADQGDEVPVGEPLLKLCCDPASTRPQPKHTEADRTPVLKPKPKSGRLILPRSEEEPRQFDVGISNIATVEGSRLVSNRELLADQRQRTSDDVLRRTGIENRRWVNGGEDAISMAVSACHQALEQENLILDDLDMLVCSTTSPTSVTPSMACRVLNRLAAGKGETMMQAFDINAACSGYLYALQAGFDYLQSRPHGRVMVVTTEVLSPLLDPADFNTAILFGDASSATVLYGEAHFENARARLHRPELSAKGDVGGALSVPLLHDGFIQMEGRKVFSEAVRTMIASLNRACQQNGLNIDQLDLIVPHQANQRILDAIQNRIQPRVYSNIRHHGNTSSSSIPLCLSDILPQSKSSSRFGLCAFGGGFTFGASILETN, encoded by the coding sequence ATGGACACGCAGCACTTGCTACGACTTTACCGCACCATGACCCTGGCGCGGAGAATCGACCAGGTCGAACAAGAAATCACTAGTCGTGGAGAGGCTTTCTTCCAAATCTCTGGAAGCGGGCACGAGGGCACGGCAGTTTTTGCGGATTTCTTGACACGCGACGACTGGTTGCATTGCCATTATCGTTCACGAGCCTTGTTGCTTGCTCGTGGAATTCCCGCGAAGCGATTCTTTGACAACTTGTTGTGTAAGAAAGACTCGACTTCTCAGGGCCGACGAATGAATGCATTCTTCAGCTCGTCTGAATTGCGCATTCTCAGCATGGTGACACCTGTGGGGAATCATGCGTTGCAATCGGTGGGCGTCGCAGAAGCTGTTCGCGATGAAGCATCACGGCCGATTGTTTTCTGCGGTTTGGGGGATGGAACTGCGCAACAAGGCGAGGTTTTGGAGGCACTTGGCGAGGCCAAGCGTCGCGAATTGCCATTGCTGTTCGTGATTGAAAACAACCATTGGGCCATTTCCACGCCGACGTCGGGTGGCACCTTCTTTGATTACGCCCGTGCAGCGGGCGATCAATTCATGGGGATTCCGATCCATTATGTGGATGGGCGGGATGTGGTGGCCAGCTACGATACTTGTGGCCCCATCGTGCAGTCGGTCCGCGAAGAACGGAAGCCGGCGATTATCGTCGCGGATGTCGAGCGGTTGACCAGTCACACGAGTGCCGACGATCACTCGCTTTATCGTTCGGCGGATGACTTGGAACAAGCAGTGTCGGATGGTGATCCGATCAAGCGGGCGGAAGCCCATTTAATGACGCGTGGTGTGACTGTGACAGAGCTGGAGTCGATTCGGGCGGATGTGAATCGTGAAGTCGAGCAGGTAGAAAAAGAGGCTTTCTTAGGTGAGGAACCCACTACTGCCCCCGATGCGAAGCGGCATTTGTCGGTCGAGCTCACTCACTCATCCCGCGAATTTCGCGGCAGCGGCGAGCCCACCGTTACGATGCGCGAGGCGATTCGTGACGTCTTGAGTCATCGCTTACGGAGGGATTCCCGTGTCGTACTTTTTGGCGAGGATATCGAGGATCCTAAAGGCGACGTGTTTGGGGTAACTCGCGGCCTGAGCACTTTGTATCCGGAGCGTGTTCTCAACTCGCCCCTCAGTGAATCAACGGTACTCGGCGTTTCGATTGGACGAGCCTTAGCAGGGGAACGGCCCGTTGCCTTTGTGCAGTTCGCCGACTTTTTGCCGCTCGCCCACAATCAGATCGCGGATGAGATGGCAACCATGTATTGGCGCACTGCCGGCGACTGGGAATCACCGGTGATCGTGATGGCCGCTTGCGGAGCCTATCGACCCGGTTTGGGTCCCTATCATGCTCAAACGGCCGAAGCAATCATGGCGCATATCCCGGGGTTGGATGTGTTCATGCCGTCGACGGCGGCAGATGCAGCCGGCCTGTTGAACGCCGCGTTTGAGTCGGGGCGTCCAACCATTTTTCTTTATCCCAAAGCGGGTCTAAATGATGCCAACGTCGCCACATCGGAAGATGTGGCCGACCAGTTCGTGCCGATTGGTCCAGCCCGTAAGGTGCGTGGTGGTCGTGACATCACTTTTGTTGCTTGGGGCAATACGGTGGGTGTCTGCGAACAGGTGGCGGAGGCCTTAGATCGAGTCGGTGCGGAGTCCGATATTGTTGACTTGCGCAGTCTCTCGCCGTGGGACCAACGGAGTGTGTTGGCATCGGCGGAGCGCACGGCTCGCTTGGTCGTCGTTCACGAGGATAATCATACCTGTGGTATTGGGGCGGAGGTGCTGGCGACGGTTGCTGAGAAGGCCCGCGTGCCTGTGGCTTGCCGCCGTGTGGCCCGACCCGACACGCATATCCCTTGCCACTTTGGCAATCAGATTGAGCTTTTACCGTCTTTCGAAAATGTGCTGCAGGTTGCCGCTGATCTATTGGATCTCGATCTGCAATGGATTGAAACGCGACAACAGCTCGATGACGTGATGCTGATCGAAGCGATCGGGTCAGGTCCCTCCGATGACCGAGTGGAAGTCGTGCAATGGCATGTCAAAGAGGGTGACACGGTCCGTCGAGGAGACGCATTGGTTGCTCTCGAGGCATCCAAGTCGGTGTTCGATATGACTTCGACAATCGACGGAACGATTGATCGCCTGCTCGCCGATCAGGGCGATGAGGTGCCTGTGGGCGAACCCCTGCTGAAGTTGTGTTGCGATCCGGCCTCGACTCGGCCGCAGCCCAAGCACACGGAAGCCGATCGCACCCCGGTACTCAAGCCAAAGCCGAAATCGGGTCGACTGATTCTGCCCAGATCGGAAGAAGAGCCGCGACAATTTGATGTCGGTATTTCGAATATTGCCACGGTCGAGGGCAGTCGCTTGGTTAGCAATCGCGAATTGCTTGCCGATCAGCGCCAACGAACCAGCGACGACGTCTTGCGCCGTACGGGCATCGAAAATCGCCGTTGGGTAAACGGTGGCGAGGATGCGATCAGCATGGCAGTCAGTGCTTGTCATCAGGCCTTAGAGCAGGAAAACTTGATTCTTGATGACCTCGACATGTTGGTCTGTAGCACGACCAGTCCAACTTCCGTCACACCTTCGATGGCGTGTCGTGTGCTGAATCGACTGGCTGCTGGTAAGGGTGAGACGATGATGCAGGCATTCGATATCAACGCCGCCTGCTCTGGCTATTTGTATGCTCTGCAGGCAGGCTTCGATTATTTGCAAAGCCGCCCGCATGGACGCGTCATGGTGGTGACGACCGAGGTACTATCGCCCTTGCTTGATCCTGCCGATTTCAATACGGCAATCCTGTTCGGTGACGCGTCGTCGGCGACCGTCCTTTACGGTGAGGCGCATTTCGAAAATGCCCGAGCACGTCTGCATCGTCCCGAATTGTCTGCGAAAGGAGATGTCGGAGGCGCCTTGTCGGTACCTCTGCTGCACGATGGTTTCATTCAGATGGAAGGTCGTAAGGTCTTTAGCGAAGCAGTCCGAACGATGATTGCCAGCCTGAATCGAGCTTGTCAGCAAAACGGGTTGAATATTGATCAATTAGATCTGATCGTGCCGCATCAGGCCAATCAACGAATCTTGGATGCGATTCAGAATCGTATTCAACCTCGGGTCTACAGCAACATCCGACACCACGGGAATACTTCCTCTTCCAGTATTCCGCTTTGCCTGTCAGATATCCTGCCTCAGTCAAAGAGCTCAAGTCGATTTGGACTCTGTGCCTTTGGTGGCGGTTTTACTTTTGGGGCAAGTATTCTCGAAACCAACTAA
- a CDS encoding zinc-dependent alcohol dehydrogenase family protein: protein MRAIVFEQFQQPLQVCDVLDPTPPADGVVISVAASGLCRSDWHGWMGHDPDIQLPHVPGHEFAGRVAEVGPEVTRWRVGDRVTVPFCVGCGACETCLQGDLQICDHYFQPGFTAWGAFAEYVAIPHADLNLVQLPEELAFDAAASLGCRMVTAFRAVVDQGRLQPDQWIAIFGCGGVGLSAVMIAKSLGAKVIGIDVQPSALQMAAQFGADYMIDPANEDPVDAIRDLVPAGVSVTIDALGRADICCQAIAALRKRGRHVQVGLLAGAEVSLSLDQVIAKELELLGSHGMSAQAYGPLLEMIACGKLHPERLIAEKARLDDLPRLLPRMGRNQHHGITVIELTQSD from the coding sequence GTGCGCGCGATCGTCTTCGAACAATTTCAACAACCATTGCAAGTTTGTGACGTGCTGGATCCAACACCGCCCGCCGACGGTGTTGTGATTTCTGTTGCTGCCAGCGGTCTTTGCCGGAGTGATTGGCATGGTTGGATGGGACACGATCCGGATATTCAGCTGCCGCATGTGCCGGGACATGAATTTGCCGGCCGGGTTGCAGAGGTTGGGCCTGAGGTGACACGATGGCGGGTCGGTGATCGTGTCACGGTGCCGTTTTGCGTCGGATGTGGTGCCTGTGAGACCTGTCTACAAGGTGACCTGCAGATTTGTGATCACTATTTTCAACCGGGTTTCACAGCCTGGGGGGCGTTCGCAGAATATGTTGCGATTCCTCACGCTGATCTAAATCTTGTTCAACTCCCAGAGGAATTGGCCTTTGACGCGGCGGCCAGTTTGGGCTGCCGAATGGTGACGGCCTTCCGTGCCGTCGTTGATCAAGGACGGCTTCAACCTGACCAATGGATTGCTATATTCGGCTGTGGTGGGGTTGGACTCTCGGCGGTGATGATCGCGAAGAGCTTGGGAGCGAAGGTCATTGGGATCGATGTCCAACCGTCTGCTTTGCAAATGGCTGCCCAATTCGGGGCGGATTACATGATTGACCCCGCCAACGAGGATCCTGTCGATGCGATTCGCGACCTGGTGCCGGCTGGTGTTTCCGTGACAATCGATGCCTTGGGCCGTGCGGATATTTGCTGCCAAGCGATTGCCGCTCTGCGCAAACGTGGCCGGCATGTCCAGGTGGGTTTGTTGGCTGGAGCGGAAGTGTCATTGTCTTTGGATCAAGTGATCGCGAAAGAGCTTGAGCTGTTAGGAAGTCACGGAATGTCTGCCCAAGCATACGGACCATTGCTCGAGATGATTGCGTGCGGGAAACTTCACCCCGAGCGATTGATTGCGGAAAAAGCCCGCCTCGATGATCTTCCCCGACTGCTGCCCCGCATGGGACGAAATCAGCACCACGGGATCACCGTCATTGAATTGACGCAGTCGGATTGA
- a CDS encoding beta-hydroxyacyl-ACP dehydratase — translation MSPDSPRAMNQQQIEAMIPHRPPMLLIDEVVQQSDNRIVCQKTFRAEEFFFQGHYPNYPLVPGIILCEASMQAGAILLAQAPGEGVPVATRMNDVRFRKMVRPGDQVQIEVELIEKVSNAFFMKAKMMRGKETVLRFEFACALAAPQDVS, via the coding sequence ATGTCTCCAGACAGCCCCCGCGCCATGAATCAGCAACAGATCGAGGCGATGATCCCTCACCGGCCGCCGATGCTGTTAATCGATGAAGTCGTACAACAATCCGACAACCGAATCGTTTGCCAAAAGACGTTCCGAGCCGAAGAGTTTTTTTTCCAAGGACATTACCCCAACTATCCTCTCGTGCCGGGGATCATTCTTTGTGAAGCAAGCATGCAAGCCGGGGCAATCCTCCTCGCGCAAGCCCCAGGGGAAGGCGTCCCCGTCGCCACTCGCATGAACGATGTTCGCTTTCGAAAAATGGTTCGACCAGGCGACCAAGTTCAAATCGAGGTAGAGCTTATCGAAAAGGTCTCAAATGCCTTCTTCATGAAAGCCAAGATGATGCGAGGCAAGGAAACGGTACTGAGATTCGAATTTGCCTGCGCTCTGGCAGCTCCACAAGATGTCTCTTGA
- a CDS encoding glycine cleavage T C-terminal barrel domain-containing protein: protein MNGYDALTKESGLVDFCDRTQIEFSGEDRSAFLHNLCTNDINKLNSGDGCEVFITTVRGKVLAHGIVFCTPTSLILETAAGQGDLLMAHFDRYLINEDVQLYDRSSEWCEYLLSGPQAEQVLAELYVAEIPATQGAHQAVQVDRVDGWIRRVPWLSASTFLIGTARLDAETLWGCLLKAGAHECDLDSFHVVRLETGYPWFPVDIGEANLPQEVARDEEAISFQKGCYLGQETVARLDALGHVNQILTLIQLAGSVVPSEGTEIVSDGQAVGRVTSATFSPRLQAPIALTVLRCSALRQALNVGEITASVVALPVN, encoded by the coding sequence ATGAACGGATATGATGCACTGACAAAAGAATCCGGTCTGGTGGATTTCTGCGATCGGACTCAAATTGAGTTCAGCGGGGAAGATCGAAGCGCATTTCTGCACAATCTATGCACCAATGACATCAATAAATTGAATTCCGGAGATGGTTGTGAAGTGTTCATCACAACGGTACGTGGAAAAGTACTCGCTCATGGAATCGTCTTCTGTACACCGACTTCACTGATCTTGGAAACAGCAGCAGGGCAGGGCGATCTGCTGATGGCGCACTTCGATCGTTATCTGATCAACGAGGATGTTCAGCTTTATGATCGGTCGTCCGAGTGGTGCGAATATTTGTTGAGCGGGCCGCAAGCCGAACAAGTCTTGGCGGAGTTATACGTCGCTGAAATACCTGCGACTCAGGGCGCTCATCAGGCAGTCCAAGTTGATCGTGTTGACGGTTGGATACGTCGGGTACCATGGTTGTCAGCAAGCACTTTCCTGATTGGGACTGCTCGCCTGGATGCCGAAACGTTGTGGGGGTGTCTCTTAAAGGCAGGCGCCCACGAATGCGATCTCGACAGTTTTCATGTCGTGCGTTTGGAAACAGGTTACCCCTGGTTTCCCGTCGACATCGGTGAGGCGAATTTGCCGCAAGAAGTAGCTCGAGATGAAGAAGCAATCAGCTTTCAGAAAGGTTGTTATCTCGGACAGGAAACGGTTGCTAGGTTAGATGCCTTGGGTCACGTTAATCAGATCCTGACGTTGATTCAACTGGCCGGTTCGGTGGTGCCGTCCGAAGGTACGGAAATCGTAAGCGATGGACAGGCTGTCGGTCGTGTCACTTCCGCGACGTTTTCTCCTCGACTTCAAGCACCGATCGCATTGACCGTGCTCCGATGCTCCGCCTTGCGGCAAGCTCTCAACGTGGGCGAAATAACCGCTTCCGTCGTGGCACTGCCAGTCAATTGA
- a CDS encoding SDR family oxidoreductase: protein MDFLQLEDKTIVIFGVANRKSVAYHVGKCVAAAGANVVYVVRSEQRREAVSKLFPESDIYVCDVESEQQIAAVKTQIEQQHPQVDGLLHSIAFADYSGGMKPFHETGKAQFLRTIDVSCYSLIAIANAFKDLFSQDASVVTVSISTTRMASENYGFMAPVKAALDSSLAFLAKSFSQFSQVRFNAVAPGLLKTSASAGIPGYVDAYLFAEQVIPRGKAVQTGEAANTAAFLLSPRSSGINAQQIVVDAGMSINYFDASIVQRVMDANK, encoded by the coding sequence ATGGATTTCCTACAGCTTGAAGACAAAACGATCGTTATCTTTGGTGTCGCGAATCGAAAAAGCGTCGCTTATCATGTCGGCAAGTGCGTCGCAGCGGCTGGCGCGAATGTCGTTTACGTGGTTCGTTCCGAGCAACGGCGCGAAGCGGTTTCAAAGCTCTTCCCGGAATCCGATATCTATGTCTGCGATGTCGAGTCCGAGCAGCAAATTGCCGCGGTAAAAACTCAGATTGAACAGCAGCATCCACAGGTTGACGGTCTCCTGCATTCCATCGCATTCGCCGACTACTCCGGCGGCATGAAACCATTCCACGAAACGGGAAAAGCACAGTTCCTTCGTACGATTGACGTTTCCTGCTACTCACTGATTGCAATTGCCAATGCATTTAAGGACCTATTCAGCCAGGATGCTTCGGTCGTCACCGTCTCGATTTCAACAACTCGGATGGCGAGCGAAAACTACGGTTTCATGGCACCCGTCAAAGCAGCTCTGGATTCATCGCTCGCATTCTTGGCGAAGTCATTTAGTCAGTTTTCGCAAGTGCGTTTTAACGCAGTCGCCCCCGGACTGCTCAAGACCAGTGCCTCAGCAGGGATCCCGGGATACGTAGACGCCTACCTGTTTGCCGAACAAGTAATCCCACGTGGCAAGGCCGTGCAAACCGGCGAGGCGGCAAACACGGCCGCATTCCTACTCAGCCCCCGATCGAGTGGCATCAATGCCCAACAAATCGTGGTGGACGCCGGCATGTCGATCAACTACTTTGACGCGTCGATTGTTCAGCGGGTGATGGATGCCAATAAGTAG
- a CDS encoding lactate racemase domain-containing protein: protein MSTYEFGIDSEFSLPDEIGVSQYGAPAGEAVDDAKAAVLESLQNPHGFPPLNQTIVPGDQVTLAIGEGLPQVAAVVAGVVNELLSAGIEADAIRIVRSAVDARLSRANPTRDLPAPIRDRIEVVVHDSSDRECLSLLGHSVHEDQPVYVNRQIVDADVVLPLGVIKASGSLGYLGVHGMLFPTFADDETQRRFNAPESSLADVELSRRQEEAKEASWMLGVRMTIQVVPGVGDQLVEVLSGDATVIDQIGRERCGKVWGVHVPERASLVVATLPGGREQQSWSNFARVLDAALRVVRDDGAIAVCCDLSAKPGPALKRLAGAESLDSANHAVQNDRSYDALTATQLVRTLQRARVYMLSQLEEDVVESLGVAYVSCPEELIRLASHYDSCILLQNAHQAVPIVESEEE, encoded by the coding sequence ATGTCTACCTATGAATTTGGAATCGATTCGGAGTTCTCATTGCCGGATGAGATCGGCGTGAGCCAATATGGAGCGCCGGCGGGAGAGGCGGTGGATGATGCGAAGGCGGCGGTACTCGAATCGCTTCAAAATCCTCACGGATTTCCGCCCCTCAACCAAACGATAGTGCCGGGTGATCAGGTGACACTGGCCATTGGCGAGGGATTGCCCCAAGTGGCGGCTGTGGTGGCGGGGGTGGTCAATGAGTTGTTGTCTGCAGGTATTGAGGCGGATGCGATTCGCATTGTTCGTAGTGCTGTAGATGCTCGCTTGTCACGTGCAAATCCTACTCGCGATTTACCCGCTCCGATTCGGGATCGGATCGAAGTGGTCGTTCACGATTCATCAGATCGAGAATGCTTGAGCTTGCTGGGGCATTCCGTACACGAGGATCAACCTGTCTATGTGAATCGTCAAATCGTAGACGCCGACGTCGTCTTGCCACTGGGGGTGATCAAAGCCTCGGGTTCGCTTGGATATCTGGGCGTGCATGGGATGTTGTTTCCGACTTTTGCTGACGATGAAACACAACGCCGCTTCAATGCGCCGGAATCATCATTGGCGGATGTGGAACTTTCGCGTCGTCAGGAGGAAGCGAAGGAAGCGAGTTGGATGCTAGGGGTCCGGATGACGATTCAAGTCGTACCGGGAGTCGGTGACCAGCTTGTGGAGGTATTATCTGGGGATGCGACGGTCATTGATCAAATTGGTCGAGAACGATGTGGGAAAGTTTGGGGAGTCCATGTTCCCGAGCGAGCTAGTCTGGTGGTGGCGACTCTGCCGGGGGGGCGTGAGCAACAGTCTTGGTCTAATTTTGCTCGAGTTCTCGATGCGGCACTACGAGTAGTTCGCGATGACGGAGCAATTGCCGTTTGTTGCGATCTTAGTGCCAAGCCCGGCCCCGCGCTCAAACGCCTCGCGGGAGCTGAATCGTTAGACTCGGCAAATCACGCCGTCCAGAATGATCGGAGTTACGATGCATTGACCGCAACCCAGCTCGTTCGAACGCTCCAACGAGCGCGTGTCTACATGTTAAGCCAATTGGAGGAAGACGTTGTCGAGTCGTTGGGAGTCGCCTACGTTTCTTGTCCCGAGGAGCTGATTCGACTCGCTTCCCACTATGATTCTTGTATCTTGTTGCAGAACGCACACCAAGCCGTTCCGATTGTCGAGTCGGAAGAAGAATAA